One region of Triticum aestivum cultivar Chinese Spring chromosome 6B, IWGSC CS RefSeq v2.1, whole genome shotgun sequence genomic DNA includes:
- the LOC123139411 gene encoding BTB/POZ and MATH domain-containing protein 2-like encodes MAEHCKISPAIVAESEERSYAFKIDGYSRTKRLIKDYEGVTSPPFCVGGHDWILRYVPKNGVLVSVYLVLDSADAKDVKAKVRFCLLDKDGVPVPSYSHTIPEHVFPGKGSAWGVVNFIKPEDLERSPHLIDDCFTIRCDVTVMKKFKGKENGQFVVVPSSDLHRHLGDLLKSGDGTDVTFQVDGKTFLAHRSVLAARSPVFKVQLFGAMKGSSDDQIIVDDMEADVFGSLLHFIYTDSLPQMSHEGDNQGVAASHLLVAADRYDVQRLKLICEDKLRSYIDSSTVATSLVLAEQHSCHGLKEVCLHFLTCPSNLEAMIASDGYEHLKSSCPSVLKELIARLLPAELKAAKDILMAI; translated from the coding sequence ATGGCTGAGCACTGCAAGATTTCTCCTGCCATTGTAGCCGAGTCCGAGGAAAGATCGTATGCCTTCAAGATAGACGGATACTCTAGAACCAAAAGGCTGATCAAGGACTACGAGGGCGTGACATCCCCCCCTTTCTGCGTCGGAGGTCACGACTGGATCCTGAGGTACGTCCCCAAAAATGGAGTTCTAGTGTCCGTCTACCTGGTTCTCGATTCTGCCGATGCAAAAGACGTGAAGGCGAAGGTCAGGTTCTGTTTACTCGACAAGGACGGCGTCCCAGTTCCATCGTACAGCCACACCATCCCTGAACATGTCTTCCCAGGCAAAGGATCAGCCTGGGGCGTCGTCAATTTCATCAAGCCGGAGGATCTGGAGCGATCGCCGCACCTGATAGACGACTGCTTCACCATCCGGTGCGATGTCACCGTGATGAAGAAGTTCAAAGGCAAAGAAAATGGCCAGTTCGTTGTGGTTCCCTCGAGCGACTTGCACCGACATCTCGGCGACCTTCTGAAGAGTGGGGATGGAACGGACGTGACCTTTCAAGTCGACGGCAAGACCTTCTTGGCCCATCGGTCCGTGCTCGCTGCTCGGTCGCCTGTGTTCAAGGTGCAGCTCTTCGGCGCCATGAAGGGGAGTTCTGATGATCAGATTATAGTTGATGATATGGAAGCCGACGTGTTCGGATCCTTGCTCCACTTCATATACACCGACTCCCTCCCGCAGATGAGTCATGAGGGAGACAATCAAGGTGTGGCAGCTAGCCACCTCCTTGTAGCGGCGGACAGGTATGATGTTCAGAGGCTGAAGCTTATCTGTGAGGATAAACTGCGCAGCTACATTGACTCCAGCACTGTGGCGACCAGTTTGGTTTTGGCTGAGCAACATAGCTGCCATGGTCTCAAGGAAGTATGTTTGCATTTTCTCACTTGTCCTTCCAATTTGGAGGCGATGATAGCAAGCGATGGCTACGAGCATCTCAAAAGCAGTTGCCCATCTGTTCTCAAGGAGCTGATTGCTAGACTCCTGCCTGCTGAACTGAAAGCGGCAAAGGATATTTTGATGGCAATTTAG